A single region of the Oncorhynchus keta strain PuntledgeMale-10-30-2019 chromosome 4, Oket_V2, whole genome shotgun sequence genome encodes:
- the LOC118376616 gene encoding ribose-phosphate pyrophosphokinase 1-like isoform X2 has protein sequence MPNIKIFSGSSHRELSHKIADRLGMELGKVVTKKFSNQETCVEIGESVRGEDVYIVQSGCGEINDNLMELLIMINACKIASASRVTAVIPCFPYARQDKKDKSRAPISAKLVANMLSVSGADHIITMDLHASQIQGFFDIPVDNLYAEPAVLKWIKENIAEWKTCTIVSPDAGGAKRVTSIADRLNVDFALIHKERKKANEVDRMVLVGDVTDRVAILVDDMADTCGTICHAADKLISAGATKVYAILTHGIFSGPAISRINNACFEAVVVTNTIPQEEKMKTCPKIQVIDISMILAEAIRRTHNGESVSYLFSHVPL, from the exons ATGCCGAACATTAAGATATTCAGCGGTAGCTCGCATCGGGAACTGTCTCACAAAATTGCTGACCGTCTTGGGATGGAACTCGGGAAGGTTGTCACCAAGAAATTCAGCAATCAAGAAACATG TGTTGAGATCGGGGAGAGTGTCCGTGGAGAGGATGTCTACATCGTACAGAGCGGCTGTGGGGAGATCAATGATAATCTGATGGAGCTGCTGATTATGATCAATGCGTGTAAGATCGCCTCGGCCTCCCGGGTCACAGCCGTCATCCCCTGCTTCCCCTACGCACGGCAGGACAAGAAGGACAAG AGTCGAGCGCCCATCTCAGCCAAGCTGGTGGCTAACATGCTGTCTGTGTCTGGGGCTGATCACATCATCACTATGGACCTCCACGCCTCACAGATCCAG GGTTTCTTCGACATCCCGGTGGATAACCTGTATGCTGAGCCTGCTGTACTGAAGTGGATCAAGGAGAACATCGCAGAGTGGAAGACCTGCACCATCGTCTCTCCAGACGCAGGGGGAGCCAAGAG AGTGACTTCCATAGCGGACAGGCTCAATGTGGACTTTGCTCTGAtccacaaagagagaaagaaggccAATGAGGTGGATCGCATGGTGCTGGTCGGGGACGTCACGGACCGGGTGGCCATCTTGGTGGATGACATGGCAGACACCTGTGGTACTATCTGTCACGCGGCCGACAA GCTGATCTCAGCTGGTGCTACCAAGGTGTATGCCATCCTGACCCACGGTATCTTCTCTGGCCCGGCCATCTCCCGGATCAACAACGCCTGCTTCGAGGCCGTGGTCGTCACCAACACTATCCCTcaggaggagaagatgaagaCCTGTCCTAAGatacag GTGATTGACATCTCTATGATCTTGGCAGAGGCCATCCGCAGGACCCACAACGGAGAATCTGTCTCCTACCTCTTCAGCCACGTTCCCttgtaa
- the LOC118376616 gene encoding ribose-phosphate pyrophosphokinase 1-like isoform X1: MPNIKIFSGSSHRELSHKIADRLGMELGKVVTKKFSNQETCVEIGESVRGEDVYIVQSGCGEINDNLMELLIMINACKIASASRVTAVIPCFPYARQDKKDKVGSRAPISAKLVANMLSVSGADHIITMDLHASQIQGFFDIPVDNLYAEPAVLKWIKENIAEWKTCTIVSPDAGGAKRVTSIADRLNVDFALIHKERKKANEVDRMVLVGDVTDRVAILVDDMADTCGTICHAADKLISAGATKVYAILTHGIFSGPAISRINNACFEAVVVTNTIPQEEKMKTCPKIQVIDISMILAEAIRRTHNGESVSYLFSHVPL; encoded by the exons ATGCCGAACATTAAGATATTCAGCGGTAGCTCGCATCGGGAACTGTCTCACAAAATTGCTGACCGTCTTGGGATGGAACTCGGGAAGGTTGTCACCAAGAAATTCAGCAATCAAGAAACATG TGTTGAGATCGGGGAGAGTGTCCGTGGAGAGGATGTCTACATCGTACAGAGCGGCTGTGGGGAGATCAATGATAATCTGATGGAGCTGCTGATTATGATCAATGCGTGTAAGATCGCCTCGGCCTCCCGGGTCACAGCCGTCATCCCCTGCTTCCCCTACGCACGGCAGGACAAGAAGGACAAGGTGGGG AGTCGAGCGCCCATCTCAGCCAAGCTGGTGGCTAACATGCTGTCTGTGTCTGGGGCTGATCACATCATCACTATGGACCTCCACGCCTCACAGATCCAG GGTTTCTTCGACATCCCGGTGGATAACCTGTATGCTGAGCCTGCTGTACTGAAGTGGATCAAGGAGAACATCGCAGAGTGGAAGACCTGCACCATCGTCTCTCCAGACGCAGGGGGAGCCAAGAG AGTGACTTCCATAGCGGACAGGCTCAATGTGGACTTTGCTCTGAtccacaaagagagaaagaaggccAATGAGGTGGATCGCATGGTGCTGGTCGGGGACGTCACGGACCGGGTGGCCATCTTGGTGGATGACATGGCAGACACCTGTGGTACTATCTGTCACGCGGCCGACAA GCTGATCTCAGCTGGTGCTACCAAGGTGTATGCCATCCTGACCCACGGTATCTTCTCTGGCCCGGCCATCTCCCGGATCAACAACGCCTGCTTCGAGGCCGTGGTCGTCACCAACACTATCCCTcaggaggagaagatgaagaCCTGTCCTAAGatacag GTGATTGACATCTCTATGATCTTGGCAGAGGCCATCCGCAGGACCCACAACGGAGAATCTGTCTCCTACCTCTTCAGCCACGTTCCCttgtaa